Proteins encoded together in one Longimicrobium sp. window:
- a CDS encoding tetratricopeptide repeat protein yields MPPTPSELPAYDFLEDVDDPLARVLWRALREMRSWAEAPRTARTRPAARPFGEEVGYTASHHPELEEALGTFALLGSTPRLASVGALVAASQQVHDWADARGLGRTALLFAEAAAVLDPDNPILASQAGRTARRAAETHRADTWYDRACILAARKKNRRELIRALIGRGGLLRETGRYSEARQLFGRAARLASSTRRHRQAAEVQHELLTIAAEEGQYTEAEVYMRAALREYPVHHRAVPWLAHDWSFLLVRLGFYREARVLLEAVVPHIARRELQVVVWGTLGRASAGAGMRGGYEEARTRVLSLIGLHEEYAAAALAHLAVGAQFFADWAEAESMAGRAVEIARARQQADVENGALEILDAISTRTPPPPQAELPPRSRIPTIQQRMLRRLEERSKPVRREVLRDPEAGGRPAHPPVVGQPTGPHMDPGQ; encoded by the coding sequence ATGCCGCCCACCCCGTCCGAGCTGCCTGCGTACGACTTCCTGGAGGACGTGGACGATCCGCTGGCGCGCGTTCTGTGGCGCGCGCTGAGGGAGATGCGCTCATGGGCCGAGGCGCCGCGCACGGCACGCACCCGCCCGGCGGCACGTCCCTTTGGTGAGGAGGTCGGCTACACGGCGTCGCACCACCCGGAGCTCGAGGAGGCTCTGGGCACCTTTGCCCTGCTCGGCTCCACGCCCCGGCTGGCATCAGTCGGCGCGCTGGTCGCGGCCTCGCAGCAGGTCCACGATTGGGCAGACGCGCGCGGCCTGGGTCGTACCGCCCTGCTGTTCGCCGAGGCCGCCGCGGTGCTGGACCCCGACAATCCCATCCTCGCCTCACAGGCGGGCCGCACGGCCCGACGCGCGGCCGAGACGCACCGCGCCGACACCTGGTACGACCGCGCATGCATCCTGGCGGCTCGCAAAAAGAACAGGAGGGAGCTCATCCGCGCGCTGATCGGTCGCGGAGGGCTTCTGCGCGAGACGGGACGGTATTCCGAGGCACGGCAGCTCTTCGGCCGCGCCGCCCGGCTCGCGTCGTCCACGCGCCGCCACCGCCAGGCCGCCGAGGTCCAGCACGAGCTCCTGACCATCGCCGCGGAAGAAGGCCAGTACACCGAGGCGGAGGTCTACATGAGAGCCGCGCTGCGCGAGTATCCCGTGCATCACCGCGCGGTGCCGTGGCTCGCGCACGACTGGAGCTTCCTGCTCGTCCGCCTGGGGTTCTACAGGGAGGCCCGCGTGCTGCTGGAGGCGGTCGTTCCCCACATCGCGCGGCGCGAGCTGCAGGTCGTGGTGTGGGGCACGCTGGGCCGCGCATCCGCGGGCGCGGGGATGCGCGGCGGGTACGAGGAAGCACGTACGCGCGTACTCTCGCTCATCGGGCTGCACGAGGAGTACGCCGCGGCCGCGCTCGCGCACCTGGCGGTGGGGGCCCAGTTCTTCGCGGATTGGGCCGAGGCGGAGAGCATGGCCGGTCGTGCCGTCGAGATCGCGCGCGCCCGCCAGCAGGCCGACGTGGAGAATGGGGCGCTGGAGATCCTGGATGCCATCAGCACGCGCACCCCTCCCCCGCCGCAAGCGGAGCTACCGCCGCGGAGCCGCATCCCCACGATTCAGCAGCGGATGCTGCGCCGGCTGGAGGAACGCTCGAAGCCGGTGCGACGCGAGGTACTGCGCGACCCGGAGGCCGGCGGACGTCCCGCGCACCCGCCGGTCGTGGGCCAGCCTACGGGGCCTCACATGGATCCGGGCCAGTGA
- a CDS encoding GNAT family N-acetyltransferase: MGALALAFHPLTPDRWSDLERLFGARGACGGCWCMWWRLRRSEFDARKGEPNRRAFHEIVHSGAEPGILAYADGEPVGWCAVQPREAYPVLGRSRTLKPVDDQAVWSVTCFFVARGFRKRGVTTRLLRAAVEHARARGGRILEGYPIEPRKDHVPEAFAWTGFASAFKRAGFKEVARRSDTRPIMRYIVRNPAG; the protein is encoded by the coding sequence ATGGGCGCCCTGGCGCTGGCATTCCACCCGCTGACCCCCGACCGCTGGAGCGACCTGGAGCGGCTCTTCGGGGCTCGCGGCGCCTGCGGCGGATGCTGGTGCATGTGGTGGCGCCTGCGCCGCTCGGAGTTCGACGCGCGCAAGGGGGAGCCGAACCGGCGCGCCTTCCACGAGATCGTCCACTCCGGCGCGGAGCCGGGGATCCTCGCCTACGCGGATGGCGAGCCCGTCGGCTGGTGCGCCGTGCAGCCGCGCGAGGCGTACCCGGTCCTCGGCCGCTCGCGCACGCTCAAGCCGGTCGACGACCAGGCGGTCTGGTCGGTGACCTGCTTCTTCGTCGCGCGGGGATTCAGGAAGCGTGGAGTCACCACCCGGCTCCTCCGCGCGGCGGTGGAGCACGCGCGGGCGCGCGGCGGCCGGATCCTGGAGGGATACCCCATCGAGCCCCGCAAGGACCACGTCCCCGAAGCCTTCGCCTGGACCGGCTTCGCCTCGGCGTTCAAGCGCGCCGGCTTCAAGGAAGTGGCGCGCCGCTCCGACACCCGCCCGATCATGCGGTACATCGTCCGGAATCCCGCCGGCTAG
- a CDS encoding sigma-54 dependent transcriptional regulator, translating to MEIGLTAPARDTPDAYGIIGDSPGIRAVIAQIEAIARHRRTTLIVGPTGTGKEVVARALHERGQPPGVPFVVVHCGALPDTLAEDELFGHTRGAFTGARDARSGLIRAANGGTLFLDEVDSLSPRVQAMLLRFLESNEYRSVGSDRVERVSAWVIAATNRDLTEAARLGEFRLDLLYRLEVMLISLPPLHARGDDVELLARHFLRELVGPRRSFTPEALRVLRSYSWPGNVRELKHCIERAALLTENERIGAADLGLARAPATPAAADPDGPPPRELEDGLWELVSRRGLSLAEAVTFCERTIIESALRAAGGNRTRAAERLHIHLRTIFKKLQRS from the coding sequence ATGGAGATCGGACTCACTGCACCCGCCCGCGACACTCCCGACGCCTACGGGATCATCGGCGATTCGCCCGGGATCCGCGCGGTGATCGCCCAGATCGAGGCGATCGCCCGCCACCGCCGTACCACTCTGATCGTGGGGCCCACCGGCACGGGGAAGGAAGTGGTCGCCCGCGCCCTGCACGAGCGGGGGCAGCCACCCGGCGTTCCCTTCGTGGTGGTGCACTGCGGCGCGCTGCCGGACACGCTGGCGGAGGACGAGCTGTTCGGCCACACGCGGGGGGCGTTCACCGGGGCCCGCGACGCGCGCAGCGGCCTCATCCGCGCCGCCAACGGGGGCACGCTCTTTCTGGACGAGGTGGATTCGCTCTCGCCGCGGGTGCAGGCGATGCTGCTGCGCTTCCTGGAGAGCAACGAGTACCGCAGCGTGGGGTCGGACCGGGTGGAGCGCGTGAGTGCGTGGGTGATCGCGGCGACGAACCGTGACCTGACCGAGGCGGCGCGGCTGGGCGAGTTCCGCCTGGACCTGCTCTACCGGCTGGAGGTGATGCTGATCTCCCTGCCGCCGCTGCACGCGCGGGGGGACGACGTGGAGCTGCTGGCCCGCCACTTCCTCCGCGAGCTGGTGGGTCCCCGGCGCTCCTTCACTCCCGAGGCGCTCAGGGTGCTGCGGAGCTACTCCTGGCCGGGGAACGTGCGCGAGCTGAAGCACTGCATAGAGCGGGCGGCGCTGCTCACGGAGAACGAGCGGATCGGCGCCGCCGACCTGGGGCTCGCCCGCGCGCCCGCCACCCCCGCCGCCGCGGACCCGGACGGCCCTCCGCCGCGGGAGCTGGAGGATGGGCTGTGGGAGCTCGTGTCCCGCAGGGGGCTCTCCCTGGCCGAGGCCGTGACGTTCTGCGAGCGCACCATCATCGAGTCCGCGCTGCGCGCCGCCGGCGGCAACCGCACCCGCGCCGCCGAACGGCTCCACATCCACCTGCGCACCATCTTCAAGAAGCTGCAGCGCTCCTGA
- a CDS encoding nuclear transport factor 2 family protein, which translates to MDSTQERRPITEEEVRGTLQRMLEAYEEGRKEFFDWFAPDASLFVLSSPTRIDSREVYQQGFGQFFYETKRTSQILSPEYRILGDDGAVVSFHNRVLVGGVSTNLRGTIVFHRAPGGELKVVHMHNSPLGQPTAPGVALTPQEMDEVTVLEERVAAASAAVGTPK; encoded by the coding sequence ATGGACAGCACACAGGAACGCCGGCCGATCACCGAGGAAGAGGTGCGCGGCACACTCCAGCGGATGCTGGAGGCGTACGAAGAGGGGAGGAAGGAGTTCTTCGACTGGTTCGCCCCCGACGCCTCGCTCTTCGTGCTGAGCTCGCCCACCCGCATCGACTCGCGGGAGGTCTACCAGCAGGGCTTCGGGCAGTTCTTCTACGAGACCAAGCGCACGTCGCAGATCCTGTCGCCGGAGTACCGCATCCTGGGCGACGACGGGGCGGTGGTCAGCTTCCACAACCGCGTGCTGGTGGGCGGCGTCTCCACCAACCTGCGCGGCACCATCGTCTTCCACCGCGCCCCGGGGGGCGAGCTGAAGGTGGTGCACATGCACAACTCGCCGCTGGGGCAGCCCACGGCCCCCGGCGTGGCGCTCACGCCGCAGGAGATGGACGAGGTGACGGTGCTGGAGGAACGCGTCGCGGCGGCGTCCGCGGCGGTCGGCACGCCCAAGTAA
- a CDS encoding alkaline phosphatase family protein, producing the protein MAWPADEERPGGRVALVGIDGFSPERMDRYVAEGKLPAIAAVARAGVRVPLVSTLPASTPVAWATVATGAPPSVTGIAGFLVHQPGRRLDERVSGCYSHRCRTQPIWEAATRAGKRSYVVKFPLSYPSATATFRLDGAAGWGGLRCFHEAASSAVSTLDGEAGTVRIDPDPVPWAGEAPGAPPAFRGTWRLPSLWSDGALALHAAVVEGEGGARVLVADAPDRARVLAELAEGEWSAPLTVRAPGRRGPVECSFRVKALACGARPPRLRLLNTTVHERTGHAAPEEVWLRHLDEAGPIEEQTEPSLVFHAGLDAATQMEVFRLNAEWLERACTALLRDEPWDLFMVQIHLVDWAHHLLHGGVDPRHPAFDPAAAPALEEMLLEAYRMADRLVAAVARAAGPDANLVVMGDHGQDVQHTTFHVNEWLAAEGWLAWAGEGDAVDWDRTRVYATGNYLHFNRLGREPTGIVDPAGCERLAGEVTARLLALTDPRTGERVVRVAGERREFELLGADGAEAGDLVFCLCSGYGATNGRGPLLKPTVPLREFTSGHDHFWPLDPRIHTRLFAAGPAFRTGVRRPRAAQLVDVAPTLAAVLGIDPPAHSEGRVLADLLAPGVAPGSPAAARPAVLASLEVL; encoded by the coding sequence GTGGCCTGGCCGGCCGACGAGGAGCGCCCGGGCGGCCGGGTCGCGCTCGTGGGGATCGACGGATTCTCCCCCGAGCGGATGGACCGCTACGTCGCCGAAGGAAAGCTCCCGGCCATCGCGGCCGTGGCGCGGGCAGGCGTGCGGGTACCGCTGGTCTCCACCCTTCCCGCGAGCACGCCGGTCGCGTGGGCCACCGTCGCCACCGGGGCGCCGCCCTCCGTGACCGGCATCGCGGGCTTCCTGGTGCACCAGCCCGGGCGCCGCCTGGACGAGCGGGTGAGCGGCTGCTACTCGCACCGCTGCCGCACCCAGCCCATCTGGGAGGCGGCCACCCGGGCGGGAAAGCGTTCGTACGTCGTCAAGTTTCCCCTCTCGTACCCCTCCGCCACCGCCACCTTCCGGCTGGACGGCGCCGCCGGGTGGGGCGGGCTGCGCTGCTTCCACGAGGCGGCCTCCTCCGCCGTATCCACGCTGGACGGCGAGGCGGGGACGGTGCGGATCGACCCCGATCCCGTGCCCTGGGCGGGGGAGGCGCCCGGCGCGCCGCCCGCGTTCCGGGGCACGTGGCGCCTTCCATCGCTGTGGAGCGACGGCGCGCTGGCGCTGCACGCCGCGGTGGTGGAGGGCGAGGGCGGCGCGCGCGTGCTGGTGGCGGACGCGCCGGACCGTGCGCGCGTGCTGGCGGAGCTGGCGGAGGGGGAGTGGAGCGCCCCCCTCACCGTGCGGGCGCCGGGGCGGCGGGGGCCGGTGGAGTGCTCGTTCCGGGTGAAGGCGCTGGCGTGCGGCGCCCGGCCGCCCCGCCTGCGCCTGCTCAACACCACCGTGCACGAGCGCACCGGGCACGCCGCGCCGGAGGAGGTGTGGCTGCGCCACCTGGACGAGGCGGGGCCCATCGAGGAGCAGACGGAGCCCTCGCTGGTCTTCCACGCCGGGCTGGACGCCGCCACGCAGATGGAGGTGTTCCGGCTCAACGCGGAGTGGCTGGAGCGCGCCTGCACGGCGCTGCTGCGCGACGAGCCGTGGGACCTGTTCATGGTGCAGATCCACCTGGTGGACTGGGCGCACCACCTTCTGCACGGAGGGGTGGACCCGCGCCACCCCGCGTTCGACCCGGCGGCCGCGCCGGCGCTGGAGGAGATGCTGCTGGAGGCGTACCGCATGGCCGACCGGCTGGTGGCGGCGGTGGCGCGCGCCGCGGGGCCGGACGCCAACCTGGTGGTGATGGGCGACCACGGGCAGGACGTGCAGCACACCACCTTTCACGTCAACGAGTGGCTCGCCGCCGAGGGGTGGCTGGCGTGGGCCGGCGAGGGCGACGCGGTGGACTGGGACCGCACCCGCGTCTACGCCACGGGCAACTACCTGCACTTCAACCGGCTGGGGCGCGAGCCCACGGGGATCGTGGACCCGGCCGGATGCGAGCGGCTGGCGGGCGAGGTGACCGCGCGCCTGCTGGCGCTCACCGATCCCCGCACGGGGGAGCGGGTGGTGCGGGTGGCGGGGGAGCGCCGCGAGTTCGAGCTGCTGGGCGCCGACGGGGCCGAGGCGGGCGACCTGGTGTTCTGCCTGTGCTCCGGCTACGGCGCCACCAACGGCCGCGGCCCCCTGCTGAAGCCCACCGTGCCGCTCAGGGAGTTCACGAGCGGGCACGACCACTTCTGGCCGCTGGACCCCCGCATCCACACCCGCCTCTTCGCCGCCGGGCCCGCGTTCAGGACCGGAGTGCGCCGCCCGCGCGCCGCGCAGCTGGTGGACGTGGCGCCCACGCTGGCCGCCGTGCTGGGGATCGACCCGCCGGCGCACTCCGAGGGGCGCGTGCTGGCCGACCTGCTGGCGCCGGGCGTGGCGCCCGGCTCTCCCGCCGCCGCCCGGCCGGCGGTCCTCGCTTCCCTGGAGGTGCTGTGA
- a CDS encoding DegT/DnrJ/EryC1/StrS family aminotransferase translates to MSTLIDTPAPVRAPEPVSRAGGRLAVDGGDPVVPRGIMLSRWPRVSEDDLQAVMQAARAGTLTEMSGRDLVRQFEAEVAMWLGTRYALTTNGGTAALHCALAGLGVQPGDEVVVPSLSYIACAAAVVHQGAIPVFADVDPRTYNVTAASVEARITPRTRALMVVHMHGLPAPMDELLELGRRHGIPVLEDFSQAAGAAWRGRPVGSMGDAGAASLMAGKNLPAAGEGGIVCTSAREVRNRAASLKCFAEAVEADGSYTPLHETMGYNYRINLLSLVFASRQLFRLDGFNDRRREGAARLDAVLGELPGFSPPAAPEGARHVYHMYRFRFDPREAGLSLTADQAREGLKAVFWAEGLPLVEFQNVPLPGHALMQGKVGYGRGAPWSCHGRDDVYRIEDHPGALDAIRHSLVVGYPAQAPLANPRLVEHYAAGFRKVGENLDDFARFAAGLPAEAPPWSQPARIF, encoded by the coding sequence GTGAGCACGCTGATCGACACCCCGGCGCCCGTGCGCGCCCCCGAGCCGGTGTCCCGCGCCGGCGGCCGCCTGGCCGTGGACGGAGGCGACCCGGTGGTCCCGCGCGGAATCATGCTCTCGCGCTGGCCGCGGGTGAGCGAGGACGACCTGCAGGCGGTGATGCAGGCGGCGCGCGCGGGCACCCTCACCGAGATGTCCGGGCGCGACCTGGTGCGCCAGTTCGAGGCCGAGGTGGCCATGTGGCTGGGGACCCGCTACGCCCTCACCACCAACGGCGGCACGGCGGCGCTGCACTGCGCGCTGGCCGGCCTGGGTGTGCAGCCGGGCGACGAGGTGGTCGTGCCCTCGCTCAGCTACATCGCGTGCGCGGCCGCCGTCGTACACCAGGGCGCGATCCCCGTGTTCGCGGACGTGGACCCGCGCACGTACAACGTGACCGCCGCCAGCGTGGAGGCGCGGATCACCCCGCGCACGCGTGCCCTGATGGTGGTGCACATGCACGGCCTTCCCGCGCCGATGGACGAGCTCCTTGAGCTGGGGCGCCGCCACGGCATCCCGGTGCTGGAGGACTTCTCGCAGGCGGCCGGCGCGGCGTGGCGGGGCCGGCCGGTGGGGAGCATGGGCGACGCGGGCGCGGCCAGCCTGATGGCGGGGAAGAACCTTCCGGCCGCGGGCGAAGGGGGCATCGTGTGCACCTCCGCCCGCGAGGTGCGCAACCGCGCCGCCTCCCTCAAGTGCTTCGCCGAGGCGGTGGAGGCGGACGGCTCGTACACCCCGCTGCACGAGACGATGGGCTACAACTACCGCATCAACCTCCTTTCCCTGGTCTTCGCCAGCCGGCAGCTCTTTCGCCTGGACGGCTTCAACGACCGCCGGCGCGAGGGCGCGGCCCGGCTGGACGCGGTGCTGGGCGAGCTCCCCGGCTTCTCGCCCCCCGCGGCCCCCGAGGGCGCCCGGCACGTCTACCACATGTACCGCTTCCGCTTCGACCCGCGCGAGGCCGGGCTTTCGCTCACCGCGGACCAGGCGCGCGAGGGGCTGAAGGCGGTGTTCTGGGCCGAGGGGCTCCCCCTGGTGGAGTTCCAGAACGTCCCCCTCCCCGGCCACGCCCTCATGCAGGGAAAGGTCGGCTACGGGCGCGGCGCGCCGTGGAGCTGCCACGGCCGCGACGACGTGTACCGCATCGAGGACCACCCCGGCGCCCTTGACGCCATCCGCCACTCGCTGGTGGTGGGCTACCCGGCGCAGGCCCCGCTCGCCAACCCCCGCCTGGTGGAGCACTACGCGGCCGGCTTCCGCAAGGTGGGGGAGAACCTGGACGACTTCGCGCGCTTCGCGGCCGGTCTGCCCGCCGAGGCGCCGCCGTGGAGCCAGCCCGCGAGGATCTTCTGA
- a CDS encoding 1-deoxy-D-xylulose-5-phosphate synthase N-terminal domain-containing protein, whose product MAADHAVLRDEADALRLLVLKTHRRAGAGHLGSALSVVEILAVLFGRFFRWRAEGEPAWAGDRFVLSKGHAALGLYAALARAGRIPPERLAEFGRNGAALEPHPSEAAEPELHASTGSLGQGISIGVGLALGSRLRGAPDRTFVVIGDGEANEGQVWEAARSAAALGLGGLLVVLDDNGMQQDGPTRDILPVDDLAPAWEAMGWRTAEADGHDCAALAAALEGLLALPGNAPRLLRARTVKGRGVEFLEGRTGSHYPPPLTGEEMVLATYTAAARRAHA is encoded by the coding sequence ATGGCCGCCGACCACGCCGTGCTTCGCGACGAGGCCGACGCCCTGCGCCTGCTGGTGCTCAAGACGCATCGCCGCGCCGGCGCCGGGCACCTGGGGAGCGCCCTTTCGGTGGTGGAGATCCTGGCCGTCCTCTTCGGCCGCTTCTTCCGCTGGCGGGCGGAGGGGGAGCCGGCCTGGGCGGGCGACCGCTTCGTGCTCTCCAAGGGCCACGCCGCGCTGGGGCTGTACGCCGCGCTGGCCCGCGCGGGGCGCATACCCCCGGAGCGGCTGGCGGAGTTCGGCCGCAACGGCGCCGCGCTGGAGCCCCACCCCAGCGAGGCGGCCGAGCCGGAGCTGCACGCGTCCACCGGGTCGCTGGGCCAGGGGATCTCCATCGGGGTGGGGCTGGCGCTGGGGAGCAGGCTGCGCGGCGCCCCCGACCGCACCTTCGTGGTCATCGGCGACGGCGAGGCCAACGAGGGGCAGGTGTGGGAGGCCGCCCGCTCGGCCGCCGCGCTGGGGCTGGGCGGGCTGCTGGTGGTGCTGGACGACAACGGGATGCAGCAGGACGGCCCCACGCGCGACATCCTGCCCGTGGACGACCTGGCCCCGGCGTGGGAGGCGATGGGGTGGCGCACGGCGGAGGCGGACGGGCACGACTGCGCCGCCCTGGCCGCCGCCCTGGAGGGGCTGCTGGCGCTTCCCGGCAACGCCCCGCGGCTGCTGCGCGCGCGCACCGTGAAGGGGCGCGGCGTGGAGTTCCTGGAGGGGCGCACCGGGAGCCACTACCCGCCGCCGCTGACCGGCGAAGAGATGGTGCTGGCCACCTACACCGCCGCGGCACGGAGGGCCCATGCGTGA
- a CDS encoding transketolase C-terminal domain-containing protein — MRETEGGYEQILLEVGGADPGVLVLDAGLATSMRTHLFARAFPERYFNLGIAEQNAVGVAGGLARRGWIPLLHTFSNFVTRRAHDQLALSVAWPGCAVGVVGGSCGVFDGRNGPSHMAVDDLSAVSALPGMWVAEPGDLRQTRELLGRLVRLGGPGYLRVRRFGAPHDLLGAPLPPGGTVVARPRPDARCTLVSCGTLLGEVLRAAELLEARGVAAEVVHAAVLKPLDAAPILESAARTGMLATVENHVAAGGWGDAVARHAGPRGIPHLRLAIPDAYVPAGDPAWQLAWCGLDAESVAARVAAALETHPAAEMIIHA, encoded by the coding sequence ATGCGTGAGACGGAGGGCGGGTACGAGCAGATCCTGCTGGAGGTGGGGGGCGCCGACCCCGGCGTGCTGGTGCTGGACGCGGGGCTCGCCACCTCCATGCGCACGCACCTCTTCGCCCGGGCCTTTCCGGAGCGGTACTTCAACCTGGGGATCGCCGAGCAGAACGCCGTGGGAGTGGCCGGCGGGCTGGCACGGCGCGGATGGATCCCCCTGCTGCACACCTTTTCCAACTTCGTAACCCGCCGCGCGCACGACCAGCTGGCGCTCTCGGTGGCGTGGCCGGGGTGCGCGGTGGGAGTGGTGGGCGGGTCGTGCGGGGTGTTCGACGGGCGCAACGGGCCCTCGCACATGGCGGTGGACGACCTGTCCGCCGTATCCGCGCTCCCGGGGATGTGGGTGGCCGAGCCTGGCGACCTGCGGCAGACGCGCGAGCTGCTGGGGCGCCTGGTGCGGCTGGGCGGCCCCGGCTACCTGCGCGTGCGCCGCTTCGGCGCTCCGCACGACCTGCTGGGCGCGCCCCTCCCCCCCGGCGGCACGGTGGTGGCGCGCCCGCGCCCGGACGCCCGCTGCACCCTGGTGTCGTGCGGCACCCTGCTGGGCGAGGTGCTGCGCGCCGCCGAGCTGCTGGAGGCGCGGGGCGTCGCCGCCGAGGTGGTGCACGCGGCGGTGCTCAAGCCGCTGGACGCCGCGCCGATCCTGGAGTCGGCGGCGCGCACCGGGATGCTGGCGACGGTGGAGAACCACGTGGCGGCGGGCGGGTGGGGCGACGCGGTGGCCCGCCACGCCGGGCCGCGCGGCATCCCCCACCTGCGGCTGGCGATCCCCGACGCGTACGTGCCCGCGGGCGACCCGGCGTGGCAGCTGGCGTGGTGCGGGCTGGACGCGGAGAGCGTGGCCGCGCGCGTGGCGGCGGCCCTGGAGACCCACCCGGCGGCGGAGATGATCATCCATGCTTAA
- a CDS encoding radical SAM protein yields the protein MLKHMAPYRAELVPTLPARCRPLVRYRRESFGWLAAFPEGRVGMFGPQAEPLLAAGASYDECAPHLLPRLRIAPDFHFSAPLIGWVEITRRCNLRCPHCFVNAGAARNGEMSTERILSLLDEWAEMGVFTVVVTGGEPTIHRDFVEIVNHAHALGFCVGIATNGMTLGEKLLSRLPQDDVLISVSIDEAHGQGRGKESDFDYVTRRLRMVRDAGFNTSIMTTTTRDNVHGLDRVISWAVENDISLRSVPFSPMGRGSLYREMQNTTADVEAAARFWLAEEEWERVRDQKLGLCTGKVFNFLLTMVYATRRCMSGRGVCYVDSSGDVYPCTTCSGARVLCGGNVQMRSFARLWEDEWEIRGITWDSFRDACKGCPLDEEKYFCTGRCPGSSSVHNGTLHQCGMSEFQKLSVLRREELFRERIRAEPRVEVVPVAEARVAAGSAPTPA from the coding sequence ATGCTTAAGCACATGGCGCCCTACCGGGCGGAGCTGGTCCCCACCCTTCCCGCCCGCTGCAGGCCGCTGGTGCGCTACCGGCGCGAGTCGTTCGGCTGGCTGGCGGCGTTCCCGGAGGGGCGGGTGGGGATGTTCGGCCCCCAGGCGGAGCCGCTGCTGGCGGCGGGCGCGTCGTACGACGAGTGCGCCCCCCACCTGCTGCCGCGGCTGCGCATCGCCCCCGACTTCCACTTCAGCGCGCCGCTGATCGGCTGGGTGGAGATCACCCGCCGCTGCAACCTGCGCTGCCCGCACTGCTTCGTGAACGCGGGGGCGGCGCGCAACGGCGAGATGTCCACAGAGCGCATCCTCTCCCTGCTGGACGAGTGGGCGGAGATGGGGGTCTTCACCGTGGTGGTGACGGGGGGCGAGCCCACCATCCACCGCGACTTCGTGGAGATCGTGAACCACGCCCACGCCCTGGGCTTCTGCGTGGGGATCGCCACCAACGGGATGACGCTGGGCGAGAAGCTGCTGTCGCGCCTTCCGCAGGACGACGTGCTGATCAGCGTGAGCATCGACGAGGCGCACGGGCAGGGGCGGGGCAAGGAGAGCGACTTCGACTACGTGACGCGCAGGCTGCGCATGGTGCGCGACGCCGGCTTCAACACCAGCATCATGACCACCACCACCCGCGACAACGTCCACGGGCTGGACCGGGTGATCTCGTGGGCGGTGGAGAACGACATCAGCCTGCGCAGCGTCCCCTTTTCCCCCATGGGGCGCGGCTCGCTGTACCGCGAGATGCAGAACACCACCGCCGACGTGGAGGCCGCCGCCCGCTTCTGGCTGGCCGAGGAGGAGTGGGAGCGGGTGCGCGACCAGAAGCTGGGGCTGTGCACCGGCAAGGTGTTCAACTTCCTCCTCACCATGGTCTACGCCACCCGGCGCTGCATGAGCGGCCGCGGGGTGTGCTACGTGGACTCGTCGGGCGACGTGTACCCCTGCACCACCTGCTCCGGCGCACGCGTGCTGTGCGGCGGCAACGTGCAGATGCGCTCCTTCGCCAGGCTCTGGGAAGACGAGTGGGAGATCCGCGGGATCACCTGGGACTCGTTTCGCGACGCGTGCAAGGGGTGCCCGCTGGACGAGGAGAAGTACTTCTGCACGGGCCGCTGCCCGGGGAGCAGCAGCGTGCACAACGGCACCCTGCACCAGTGCGGGATGTCGGAGTTCCAGAAGCTCAGCGTGCTCCGGCGCGAGGAGCTGTTCCGCGAGCGGATCCGCGCCGAGCCGCGCGTGGAGGTCGTTCCCGTCGCCGAGGCCAGGGTGGCCGCCGGCTCCGCTCCCACTCCCGCCTGA